The following proteins come from a genomic window of Yinghuangia sp. ASG 101:
- a CDS encoding sugar ABC transporter ATP-binding protein, giving the protein MALRKEPATPFLQVAGISKSFPGVRALHNVSLDLAAGEVHALTGENGSGKSTLSKIIGGVHQADAGTILLDGAPVAIPNPAAALRLGIVSISQELTLATSLSVAENIYLGRLPRTRFGAVDWRKLRRDARAVLDDLHVHVDERATVSTLSIELRQEVEIARALSTDARLLILDEATSSLSEAATARLLEVVEEQRRRGVAVLMISHRMPELYRSASRATVLRDGEPVATVPLPETPEPELVRLMVGRDLEDYYGSREAVAGEVALEVRDLTSTDGRLGRTSFTVRRGRVLGVAGLVGSGKTELGLALGGVLASRGDVLVGGTRVSVANPRAALAGGIGFVPDDRKGQCILPGRSVAENFALAWMDDLSAYGVRRVREERRRVEASMDRYGVVAAHSGVRISTLSGGNQQKVILGRLFARGCDVYVLCEPTRGVDVGAKSAIYRLIQELASQGAAFVIISSELPELLGLADEIMVYHHGEVHGHFDVAGLDEETVASVAVSGRVPSLAA; this is encoded by the coding sequence GTGGCACTGCGGAAAGAGCCCGCAACGCCCTTTCTCCAGGTGGCGGGAATCAGCAAGTCCTTTCCCGGCGTCCGGGCGTTGCATAACGTCTCGCTGGATCTCGCGGCGGGTGAGGTCCACGCCCTGACCGGCGAGAACGGGTCAGGCAAGTCGACCCTGTCCAAGATCATCGGCGGGGTGCACCAGGCCGACGCCGGGACGATCCTGCTGGACGGCGCACCCGTCGCCATCCCGAACCCCGCCGCCGCGCTGCGGCTGGGCATCGTCTCGATCAGCCAGGAACTGACGCTGGCCACCAGCCTCAGCGTCGCGGAGAACATCTACCTCGGGCGCCTGCCGCGCACGCGGTTCGGGGCCGTCGACTGGCGCAAACTGCGGCGCGACGCCCGGGCCGTGCTGGACGACCTGCACGTCCACGTCGACGAGCGCGCGACCGTCTCGACCCTCAGCATCGAACTGCGCCAGGAGGTCGAGATCGCGCGGGCGCTGTCGACCGACGCCCGGCTGCTGATCCTGGACGAGGCGACCAGCTCGCTGTCCGAGGCCGCGACGGCCCGCCTCCTGGAGGTCGTCGAGGAACAGCGGCGCCGGGGCGTCGCGGTGCTCATGATCAGCCACCGCATGCCGGAGCTGTACCGGTCCGCGAGCAGGGCGACCGTACTCCGCGACGGCGAACCGGTCGCGACCGTGCCGCTCCCGGAGACCCCCGAACCCGAGTTGGTGCGGCTCATGGTCGGCCGCGACCTGGAGGACTACTACGGCAGCCGCGAGGCGGTCGCCGGCGAGGTGGCGCTCGAGGTCCGCGATCTCACCAGCACCGACGGGCGGTTGGGCCGCACGTCGTTCACCGTGCGGCGCGGGCGCGTCCTCGGCGTCGCCGGTCTGGTGGGGTCGGGCAAGACCGAACTCGGGCTGGCTCTCGGCGGCGTCCTCGCGTCGCGCGGCGACGTCCTGGTCGGCGGCACCCGGGTCAGCGTCGCGAACCCGAGGGCGGCGCTCGCGGGCGGCATCGGGTTCGTCCCCGACGACCGCAAGGGCCAGTGCATCCTGCCCGGCCGCAGCGTCGCGGAGAACTTCGCGCTCGCCTGGATGGACGACCTGAGCGCGTACGGCGTCCGGCGGGTGCGCGAGGAACGCCGGCGCGTCGAGGCGAGCATGGACCGGTACGGCGTGGTCGCGGCACACAGCGGCGTACGGATCTCCACGCTCTCCGGCGGGAACCAGCAAAAGGTCATCCTGGGACGGCTGTTCGCGCGCGGCTGCGACGTCTACGTGCTCTGTGAGCCGACGCGCGGCGTGGACGTCGGCGCGAAGAGCGCGATCTACCGGCTCATCCAGGAACTCGCGTCCCAGGGAGCCGCGTTCGTCATCATCTCGTCCGAGCTTCCCGAACTGCTGGGACTGGCCGACGAGATCATGGTCTACCACCACGGCGAGGTGCACGGACACTTCGACGTCGCGGGTCTCGACGAGGAGACCGTGGCGAGCGTGGCGGTGTCCGGGCGGGTGCCGAGTCTCGCCGCCTGA
- a CDS encoding bifunctional 3-phenylpropionate/cinnamic acid dioxygenase ferredoxin subunit codes for MTEATHTMTDVDVDGWHAVGPADAIPRGGATVLPLRPPVAVFHIDDGFFATDDTCTHAESSLGEGYIEDGTVECEFHFARFCIRTGAALTAPASVPLRTYPVAVREGTVYVDLRNRA; via the coding sequence ATGACCGAGGCCACGCACACCATGACCGACGTCGACGTGGACGGCTGGCACGCCGTCGGCCCGGCGGACGCGATTCCGCGGGGCGGCGCGACCGTGCTGCCGCTGCGACCACCGGTCGCGGTCTTCCATATCGACGACGGATTCTTCGCGACCGACGACACCTGCACGCATGCCGAATCGTCCCTCGGTGAGGGCTATATCGAGGACGGCACGGTCGAGTGCGAATTCCATTTCGCGAGATTCTGCATCCGGACCGGGGCGGCGCTCACGGCACCCGCGTCGGTCCCGCTGCGCACCTATCCCGTCGCGGTGCGCGAGGGAACCGTGTACGTCGATCTGCGGAACCGGGCGTGA
- a CDS encoding NAD(P)/FAD-dependent oxidoreductase, whose amino-acid sequence MEKPVFAIVGASLAGGRAAEALRAGGFDGRVVLVGAEEHAPYERPPLSKRFLTGQATAADLLLRPSWDDLDVELVTGERVVAVSAADRSVELESGRRFAADKVLLATGGRNRPLPVEGTDLAGVFRLRDIGHATALGPALAAAENVVVVGAGFIGLEVAATAHTLGCRVTVVEAASVPLARGLGPTWGAFVAEQHIDRGVRVGAGVGVRAILGRARVRGVELADGTVLPADCVVVGVGLEPRTELARGLGLAVDDGIVVDASARTSNPAVFAAGDATVQPAWWQDGRVRLESYQNAREQAEVAAAAMLGLPVPTRRPPWFWSDQFDMNIQVAGSLSRFDQVAFRGDAGARRFAAFHLTRGRVTGVLAVNRGRDVRAGMELIEYAVPVGAAELEDESVDLRRLARAVARSV is encoded by the coding sequence GTGGAGAAACCTGTCTTCGCCATCGTCGGCGCCAGCCTCGCCGGAGGGCGCGCGGCGGAGGCGCTGCGTGCCGGCGGCTTCGACGGGCGCGTCGTGCTGGTCGGCGCCGAGGAGCACGCGCCGTACGAACGCCCGCCGCTGTCCAAGCGGTTCCTCACCGGCCAGGCCACCGCGGCGGACCTGCTGCTGCGCCCTTCGTGGGACGACTTGGACGTCGAACTGGTCACCGGGGAACGCGTCGTCGCGGTCTCGGCGGCCGACCGGTCGGTGGAGCTGGAGTCCGGCCGGAGGTTCGCCGCCGACAAGGTCCTGTTGGCCACGGGAGGGCGCAATCGGCCGCTGCCGGTCGAGGGCACCGACCTCGCGGGGGTCTTCCGGCTGCGCGACATCGGGCACGCCACCGCCCTCGGGCCCGCCCTGGCCGCCGCGGAGAACGTCGTCGTGGTCGGCGCGGGCTTCATCGGCCTCGAAGTCGCCGCCACCGCGCACACCCTCGGGTGCCGGGTCACGGTGGTGGAGGCGGCGAGCGTGCCCCTCGCGCGCGGGCTCGGCCCGACGTGGGGGGCGTTCGTCGCCGAACAGCACATCGACCGGGGGGTGCGCGTCGGCGCGGGGGTGGGCGTCCGGGCGATCCTGGGACGCGCCCGCGTCCGCGGCGTGGAGTTGGCGGACGGGACGGTCCTGCCCGCGGACTGCGTCGTCGTCGGCGTGGGTCTGGAGCCCCGGACGGAACTCGCGCGCGGGCTGGGCCTCGCGGTGGACGACGGCATCGTCGTCGACGCGTCGGCGCGCACGTCGAATCCCGCGGTGTTCGCGGCGGGCGACGCGACCGTGCAGCCCGCGTGGTGGCAGGACGGCCGCGTGCGCCTGGAGTCGTACCAAAACGCGCGGGAGCAGGCCGAGGTCGCGGCGGCGGCGATGCTGGGCCTGCCGGTGCCGACGCGCCGGCCGCCGTGGTTCTGGAGCGACCAGTTCGACATGAACATCCAGGTGGCGGGCTCGTTGAGCCGGTTCGACCAGGTCGCGTTCCGGGGCGACGCGGGCGCGCGGCGCTTCGCGGCCTTCCACCTCACGCGGGGCCGCGTGACGGGTGTGCTGGCGGTCAACCGCGGCCGGGACGTGCGCGCCGGCATGGAGCTGATCGAGTACGCCGTCCCCGTCGGTGCCGCCGAACTCGAGGACGAATCGGTGGATTTGCGCCGGCTGGCGCGTGCCGTGGCCCGGTCTGTGTGA
- a CDS encoding ABC transporter permease — MPTIDLDDAHDTDNTDGTSTGGFAVLTEPRPPRRRRLPSLGRYTGVVTALVVVCVYLGATQSVFLTWGNITNIVASNSVVLVLAIGATFVIISGGIDMSAAAATAACGMMLGVALREGLPAPVAILAPLVFGIALGLVNGLLISRLKISFLVVTLGGLSIWSSFSLVVNDGATISVFSQDGFRPLYRFVNDDVAGVPYIMVFDVLLVLAAGAVLRYTSFGRALFAVGSNPEAARINGVNIDRVVLATYGVAGLTAGLAGLIQVGRLTGAAPSVDPTMLLTVIAAVLIGGTAFSGGEGGVLGTVIGVAFLGVVSNGLTLSEVSAFWQGTVNGLILILAVATGTARDRGWFRRPLPLRRARSADPA; from the coding sequence GTGCCCACCATCGACCTCGACGACGCCCACGACACCGACAACACCGACGGGACCTCGACCGGCGGATTCGCCGTCCTGACCGAGCCCCGGCCGCCCCGCCGCCGGCGCCTTCCGTCCCTCGGCCGCTACACCGGTGTCGTCACGGCCCTGGTCGTCGTGTGCGTCTACCTCGGCGCCACCCAGTCGGTCTTCCTGACGTGGGGCAACATCACCAACATCGTCGCGAGCAACAGCGTGGTCCTGGTCCTCGCGATCGGCGCGACGTTCGTCATCATCTCCGGCGGCATCGACATGTCCGCGGCGGCGGCCACGGCCGCGTGCGGCATGATGCTCGGCGTCGCGCTGCGCGAAGGGCTCCCGGCGCCCGTCGCCATCCTCGCGCCGCTCGTCTTCGGGATCGCGCTGGGGCTGGTCAATGGGCTGCTCATCAGCCGCCTGAAGATCTCGTTCCTGGTCGTCACGCTCGGCGGGCTGTCGATCTGGTCCAGCTTCTCGCTGGTGGTGAACGACGGGGCCACGATCAGCGTGTTCTCGCAGGACGGCTTCCGCCCGCTGTACCGGTTCGTCAACGACGACGTGGCCGGCGTCCCGTACATCATGGTCTTCGACGTGCTGCTGGTACTCGCCGCCGGAGCCGTCCTGCGCTACACGTCGTTCGGGCGCGCCCTGTTCGCGGTCGGCTCGAACCCCGAGGCGGCGCGGATCAACGGGGTGAACATCGACCGCGTGGTGCTCGCGACGTACGGCGTCGCGGGGTTGACGGCGGGCCTCGCCGGGCTCATCCAGGTGGGCCGCCTGACGGGGGCGGCGCCGTCCGTCGACCCGACGATGCTGCTCACCGTCATCGCCGCGGTGCTCATCGGGGGTACGGCGTTCAGTGGCGGTGAAGGCGGCGTCCTGGGCACCGTGATCGGTGTCGCGTTCCTCGGCGTGGTGTCGAACGGCCTGACGCTGAGCGAGGTTTCGGCGTTCTGGCAGGGCACCGTGAACGGCCTCATCCTCATTCTCGCGGTCGCCACCGGCACGGCCCGCGACCGGGGCTGGTTCCGGCGCCCCCTCCCTCTCCGGCGCGCACGATCGGCCGACCCCGCCTGA
- a CDS encoding DHA2 family efflux MFS transporter permease subunit: protein MNPRTAAATAYVTSLLMAALDTHVVNIMLPALTRDFDATLPSVQWTVIGYVLALAITMPASAWLSGRWGVRRVFVASTLLFVAASAGCAAAGGLAELIVARFAQGAAGGLVAPVATAMLYATYPQEERARMTRLLLLPIALGPALAPPLGGLLVEHLSWRVAFLLNAPIGIATVALVLLGLPRDAPRDAFPFGTAGFVTAGLGLSGALFVLGEAPRYGWGSPLIVATAAGSAVLLGCFVRVELRATTPMLGLRLLSEPLFRHTNTATAFQTAAFLGGLLYVMPLLLQEHGGRSPFTAGLVVGVVPVGVVLAAQTVGRRFDSIGPRRLVVAGQLSLAVVLAVLSAVPGDAPLWLFCLLMGGAGFSNGMGMVGLQASMFAHIPPASISRAATVLNVNRQVATALGVGVATAILTTAADASIGATAFRGALLVAAACSLAAAVAALPMPGLARAAPAAPGEHADREPVGGLGA from the coding sequence GTGAATCCGCGTACCGCGGCGGCGACCGCGTACGTGACGAGTCTGCTGATGGCCGCCCTGGACACGCACGTCGTCAACATCATGCTCCCGGCCCTCACCCGGGATTTCGACGCCACACTGCCCTCGGTCCAATGGACGGTCATCGGCTACGTGCTGGCGCTCGCGATCACCATGCCCGCGTCCGCGTGGCTGTCCGGGCGCTGGGGTGTGCGGCGCGTCTTCGTCGCGTCCACGCTGCTCTTCGTCGCCGCGAGCGCGGGCTGTGCCGCCGCCGGCGGGCTCGCCGAACTGATCGTCGCCCGGTTCGCCCAGGGAGCCGCAGGCGGCCTCGTCGCGCCGGTGGCGACCGCGATGCTGTACGCGACCTACCCGCAGGAGGAACGGGCGCGCATGACACGGCTGCTCCTGCTGCCGATCGCGCTCGGACCCGCGCTGGCCCCGCCGTTGGGCGGCCTGCTCGTCGAACACCTTTCGTGGCGCGTGGCGTTCCTGCTCAACGCGCCCATCGGCATCGCCACGGTCGCCCTCGTCCTGCTGGGCCTGCCCCGCGACGCCCCGCGCGACGCCTTCCCGTTCGGCACCGCCGGCTTCGTGACCGCCGGGCTCGGCCTGAGCGGAGCCCTGTTCGTCCTCGGCGAGGCTCCGCGGTACGGCTGGGGGAGCCCGCTCATCGTGGCGACCGCGGCCGGGTCCGCCGTCCTGCTCGGCTGCTTCGTGCGCGTCGAACTGCGGGCCACCACACCGATGTTGGGGCTGCGCCTGTTGTCCGAGCCGCTGTTCCGGCACACGAACACCGCGACCGCGTTCCAGACGGCCGCGTTCCTGGGCGGCCTCCTCTACGTCATGCCGCTGCTGCTCCAGGAACACGGCGGCCGTTCGCCGTTCACCGCGGGCCTCGTCGTCGGCGTGGTCCCGGTCGGCGTCGTGCTGGCCGCGCAGACCGTCGGCCGCCGCTTCGACAGCATCGGCCCCCGGCGCCTGGTGGTCGCGGGCCAACTGTCGCTCGCGGTGGTCCTGGCCGTCCTGTCCGCCGTGCCGGGCGACGCTCCGTTGTGGCTGTTCTGCCTGCTCATGGGGGGTGCGGGCTTCTCCAACGGGATGGGCATGGTCGGGCTGCAGGCGTCGATGTTCGCCCACATCCCGCCCGCGTCGATCAGCCGCGCCGCGACCGTTCTGAACGTCAACCGCCAGGTCGCGACGGCCCTGGGCGTGGGCGTCGCGACCGCGATCCTGACCACCGCCGCCGACGCCTCGATCGGCGCGACGGCCTTCCGCGGCGCGCTCCTCGTCGCCGCGGCGTGCTCCCTCGCGGCGGCCGTCGCGGCGCTGCCGATGCCGGGACTCGCCCGGGCGGCCCCGGCGGCGCCGGGCGAGCACGCCGACCGCGAACCCGTCGGCGGCCTCGGCGCGTAG
- a CDS encoding alpha/beta fold hydrolase produces the protein MTTLTIDPTPGRSPVLAPADAELAAEAARLGAPEGRLVAAGDDALWVAELGTGRPTVFLHGGGPGCTAWTDFAPTVPLFAADRRVLLVDMLNFGFSGARPIVGPRWTGHAARIAAALETLGITDADFVCNSIGGSAALALAADHPHLVRKMVVTGSEPMERGRGPLSEGLGAEGQSAWADYYAGAGPSRAKLTPIMARLEWWDGSLIPEDRIELRYLYSLSEGQRLIGEHPEAWGEPEDLEDKLRRVRARVLFLFGKQDIFVTPAYPVLLSQTVPYADVYLMDDAAHHMEEERPADFTAVVKAFLDSPTANA, from the coding sequence TTGACCACGCTCACCATCGATCCCACCCCCGGCCGCTCTCCCGTCCTCGCCCCCGCCGACGCCGAACTCGCCGCCGAGGCAGCCCGGTTGGGCGCCCCGGAAGGACGCCTGGTCGCCGCCGGCGACGACGCCCTGTGGGTCGCCGAACTCGGCACCGGCCGCCCGACCGTGTTCCTGCACGGCGGCGGCCCCGGATGCACGGCGTGGACGGACTTCGCCCCGACCGTCCCGCTGTTCGCCGCCGACCGCCGCGTGCTGCTCGTCGACATGCTCAACTTCGGCTTCTCCGGCGCGCGTCCGATCGTCGGACCGCGCTGGACCGGCCACGCCGCGCGCATCGCCGCCGCCCTGGAGACACTCGGCATCACCGACGCCGACTTCGTCTGCAACTCGATCGGCGGTTCGGCCGCCCTCGCACTGGCCGCCGACCACCCGCACCTCGTACGGAAGATGGTGGTCACCGGCAGCGAACCCATGGAACGCGGGCGCGGCCCGCTGTCCGAAGGCCTGGGCGCGGAAGGGCAGTCGGCGTGGGCGGACTACTACGCCGGCGCGGGCCCGAGCCGGGCGAAACTCACCCCGATCATGGCCCGCCTCGAATGGTGGGACGGCAGCCTCATCCCCGAGGACCGGATCGAACTGCGGTACCTGTACAGCCTTTCCGAGGGCCAGCGGCTGATCGGCGAACACCCCGAGGCCTGGGGCGAGCCGGAGGACCTGGAGGACAAGCTGCGCCGCGTCCGGGCCCGCGTGCTGTTCCTGTTCGGCAAGCAGGACATCTTCGTCACCCCGGCCTACCCCGTGCTGCTGTCGCAGACCGTCCCGTACGCCGACGTCTACCTCATGGACGACGCGGCCCACCACATGGAGGAGGAACGGCCGGCCGACTTCACCGCCGTCGTCAAGGCGTTCCTCGACTCCCCCACCGCGAACGCCTGA
- a CDS encoding aromatic ring-hydroxylating dioxygenase subunit alpha, which yields MAFDAAELHGKVDWRNGLISPEIFIDEKIYREELRQLFGRAWLFLAHDSMIPKPGDFFNTYMGGDPVIVARQKDGSVKAYLNACRHRGMKVCRAEDGNARNFMCTYHGWTYDIAGNLVSVPNAADAYHGELDRSRWGLVQVAQIDSYKGLIFATFDPSAPPLLDYLGDMTYYIDTWVDHVPGGIEVLPGCVKWTIHGNWKIAAEQFAGDGYHAAVTHSSSLGLVGEGMWGGMPPGGQFASRLGHGHSFVTGRVTRFDDDPLGEYNARRNAVVEDRLGPERSNMLGNFTVFPNMSGLPASANLRVWHPKGPNTFEIWSFTVVDKDAPDHVKKAQQLSATLTEGAAGTVEVDDGENWDLMGQMLAQGHQTRQMSWNYQMGLGHEVDDHPVHPGSFNATYYGEGPQRTFYRRWLEFMTTEKWPHVDAVRESGEPVDAADRADTSPAGTR from the coding sequence ATGGCCTTCGACGCCGCGGAACTGCACGGCAAAGTCGACTGGAGGAACGGGCTCATCAGCCCGGAGATCTTCATCGACGAGAAGATCTACCGCGAGGAACTGAGGCAACTCTTCGGCCGCGCCTGGCTGTTCCTCGCCCACGACAGCATGATCCCCAAGCCCGGCGACTTCTTCAACACCTACATGGGCGGGGACCCGGTCATCGTCGCCCGGCAGAAGGACGGCAGCGTCAAGGCGTACCTGAACGCGTGCCGGCACCGCGGTATGAAGGTGTGCCGCGCCGAGGACGGCAACGCCAGGAATTTCATGTGCACCTACCACGGTTGGACGTACGACATCGCCGGCAACCTGGTGAGCGTGCCGAACGCCGCCGACGCCTACCACGGCGAGCTGGACCGGTCGCGGTGGGGACTCGTCCAGGTCGCGCAGATCGACTCCTACAAGGGCCTGATCTTCGCGACGTTCGACCCGTCCGCGCCGCCGCTGCTCGACTACCTCGGCGACATGACCTACTACATCGACACGTGGGTCGACCACGTCCCCGGCGGTATCGAGGTGCTGCCCGGCTGCGTCAAGTGGACGATCCACGGCAACTGGAAGATCGCCGCGGAGCAGTTCGCGGGCGACGGCTACCACGCGGCGGTGACGCACAGTTCGTCGCTCGGCCTCGTCGGCGAGGGCATGTGGGGCGGCATGCCGCCCGGCGGGCAGTTCGCCTCCCGGCTCGGACACGGGCACTCGTTCGTGACCGGGCGGGTCACCCGCTTCGACGACGACCCGCTCGGCGAGTACAACGCGCGCCGCAACGCGGTCGTCGAGGACCGCCTCGGCCCCGAACGCTCCAACATGCTGGGCAACTTCACCGTCTTCCCGAACATGTCCGGCCTGCCCGCGTCGGCGAACCTGCGGGTGTGGCACCCCAAGGGCCCGAACACGTTCGAGATCTGGTCGTTCACCGTGGTGGACAAGGACGCGCCCGACCACGTCAAGAAGGCGCAGCAGCTCTCCGCGACGCTGACCGAGGGCGCCGCCGGGACGGTCGAGGTCGACGACGGCGAGAACTGGGATCTCATGGGCCAGATGCTCGCGCAGGGCCACCAGACACGGCAGATGAGCTGGAACTACCAGATGGGCCTGGGCCACGAGGTGGACGACCACCCGGTACACCCCGGCTCGTTCAACGCGACCTATTACGGCGAGGGCCCGCAACGGACGTTCTACCGCCGCTGGTTGGAGTTCATGACCACCGAGAAGTGGCCGCACGTCGACGCCGTGCGCGAGTCGGGCGAGCCCGTGGACGCGGCGGATCGAGCCGACACGTCCCCCGCGGGCACCCGGTGA
- a CDS encoding IclR family transcriptional regulator: MIEKVRCIIEALAARGPLGLTALSRETGISKSTVHRLCGELVAWGVVSRSREENAFVLGRHLSELAEMVPSSGSLRAIAHPYVAELFATFRLATSLSVLQDPTTVRCVEKIYAAGQDPANYWMGVGTRAPVHCTSAGKAILAFSPPHVFDAVVAQPLVAMTPFTLSGTERLARELAEIRRTGVAWTRNEIRMDCVAMAVPILAPSGAVVGALSVGLGAKAPRVPELEKAMKIQAGRIAGRLNRAG; this comes from the coding sequence GTGATCGAAAAGGTCCGCTGCATCATCGAGGCGCTGGCCGCCCGCGGCCCTTTGGGATTGACCGCGCTTTCCCGCGAGACGGGAATATCGAAAAGCACCGTGCACCGCCTGTGCGGGGAACTCGTCGCGTGGGGCGTGGTGTCGCGCTCGCGTGAGGAGAACGCCTTCGTCCTCGGCCGACACCTGTCCGAACTCGCCGAGATGGTGCCGTCGTCCGGGTCCCTGCGCGCCATCGCGCACCCGTACGTCGCCGAACTTTTCGCGACGTTCCGGCTCGCCACATCGCTCTCGGTACTCCAGGACCCGACGACGGTCCGCTGTGTCGAGAAGATCTACGCGGCCGGGCAGGATCCCGCGAACTACTGGATGGGCGTGGGCACCCGGGCGCCCGTGCACTGCACGTCGGCGGGCAAGGCCATCCTCGCGTTCAGCCCGCCGCACGTCTTCGACGCGGTCGTGGCGCAGCCGCTCGTCGCGATGACGCCGTTCACGCTGAGCGGCACGGAGCGGCTGGCGCGCGAACTCGCCGAGATCCGCCGTACGGGCGTGGCCTGGACGCGCAACGAGATCCGCATGGACTGCGTCGCGATGGCCGTGCCGATCCTGGCCCCCTCCGGAGCGGTGGTCGGCGCGCTGTCCGTGGGCCTGGGCGCGAAGGCGCCGCGCGTCCCCGAGTTGGAGAAGGCCATGAAGATCCAGGCGGGGCGCATCGCGGGCCGACTGAACCGCGCGGGATGA
- a CDS encoding aromatic-ring-hydroxylating dioxygenase subunit beta yields the protein MTTHIAPAPTTDAAPPGVPAVDVVLQFAIEQFLYHEAQLLDEWKYRDWWHLFTDDAHYRVPVRRNRLRRQRFEDEVASRGIEMAHFDDTKETLDLRVRQRESGTHWAEDPPSRSRHVVSNVRVRPSGAEPGAYDVRSAFICYRNRLEAEVDLWAGERFDRLRPTGEGSFRIADRVVLLDQNVVLSKNLSIFF from the coding sequence GTGACAACGCACATCGCACCGGCGCCGACGACGGACGCGGCACCGCCCGGCGTACCGGCCGTGGATGTGGTCCTCCAGTTCGCGATCGAGCAATTCCTGTACCACGAGGCGCAGTTGCTCGACGAATGGAAGTACCGCGACTGGTGGCACCTGTTCACCGACGACGCGCACTACCGCGTCCCCGTACGCCGCAACCGGCTGCGCCGCCAGCGCTTCGAGGACGAAGTCGCCTCCCGGGGCATCGAGATGGCGCACTTCGACGACACGAAGGAGACGCTCGACCTCCGCGTGCGGCAGCGCGAATCCGGGACGCACTGGGCGGAGGACCCGCCGTCGCGCAGCCGCCACGTGGTCTCGAACGTCCGGGTCCGGCCGAGCGGGGCCGAGCCGGGAGCGTACGACGTCCGTTCGGCGTTCATCTGCTACCGCAACCGGCTGGAGGCCGAGGTCGACCTGTGGGCGGGCGAGCGGTTCGACCGGCTGCGGCCCACCGGGGAGGGGTCGTTCCGGATCGCCGACCGCGTGGTGCTGCTGGACCAGAACGTCGTGCTGTCGAAGAACCTCAGCATCTTCTTCTGA
- a CDS encoding alpha/beta fold hydrolase produces the protein MPASASTVFRNLLPPEGAAHVVESPEGPVYYLDIGSGEPLLLVSAFGPQPGSTAWLLYREALEILARSRRCIVVELTNYGHTGPVTFHEPAHDVCVRAVVRVLDHLGLDRVAAVGTSMGATTCLDLALQHPERVERLVIGACHASTGGDPYLLAPFPSEVWNLHQASQADPHDRGKLRQLLRALWFDGDLVTDDLLDEILAFRTEHMDHWAAGAHSVSVPHSNVAALPEITVPVLVVHGRHDRMVPFEQALMIMSHLPQADVVVLNRCGHWPPMERPEEFARLVLEFVRGAEKGQR, from the coding sequence ATGCCCGCATCCGCATCGACCGTTTTCCGGAACCTGCTGCCGCCCGAAGGAGCGGCGCATGTCGTGGAAAGCCCGGAAGGGCCGGTGTATTACCTGGATATCGGTTCCGGGGAACCCCTGCTGCTGGTGTCGGCGTTCGGTCCGCAGCCGGGTTCGACGGCCTGGCTGCTGTATCGCGAGGCGTTGGAAATCCTCGCCCGGTCCCGGCGCTGCATTGTGGTGGAGCTGACCAATTACGGGCACACCGGCCCGGTCACGTTCCACGAACCGGCGCACGACGTGTGCGTCCGTGCCGTGGTGCGCGTACTCGACCACCTGGGGCTCGACCGGGTGGCCGCCGTGGGCACGTCGATGGGGGCGACGACGTGCCTGGACCTGGCGCTTCAGCACCCGGAGCGGGTGGAACGCCTCGTCATCGGCGCGTGCCACGCGTCGACCGGCGGGGATCCGTACCTGCTGGCGCCGTTCCCGTCGGAGGTCTGGAACCTGCACCAGGCGAGCCAGGCGGACCCCCACGACCGCGGGAAACTGCGGCAATTGCTGCGCGCGCTGTGGTTCGACGGGGATTTGGTGACCGACGACCTGCTGGACGAAATACTCGCCTTCCGTACCGAGCACATGGACCACTGGGCGGCCGGCGCGCATTCGGTCAGCGTCCCGCACAGCAATGTCGCGGCGCTTCCCGAGATCACCGTTCCGGTCCTCGTCGTGCACGGGCGGCACGACCGCATGGTGCCTTTCGAACAGGCGCTGATGATCATGAGCCATCTTCCCCAGGCCGATGTCGTCGTCCTCAATCGCTGCGGCCATTGGCCGCCGATGGAACGCCCCGAGGAATTCGCGCGTCTGGTCCTGGAATTCGTACGCGGCGCCGAGAAGGGACAACGATGA